Within the Luoshenia tenuis genome, the region GGACGAGCGGGCGACCAGCGCACCGGCCTGGTTTGAAACCGCCAAGCTGGATGAGCCCTGGCAGGCCCGCTGGATATCCCCCGTCCAACAGGAAAAGCGCCATCCCATCCTGTTTCGGGATTTTAAAGTGGAAAAGCCCATCCGCCAAGCTCGGGCCTACGTATGCGGGCTGGGGCTTTATACCCTGACCTTAAGCGGCGTGCCCGCCAGCGAGGATTGCCTGACCCCAGGCCTTTGCGCCTACGATAAATGGCTGCCCTACCAGAGCTATGACGTGACCGGACTGATCGTCCCGGGCGAAAACCGCATCCAGATCCAGCTGGGCAACGGCTGGTACAAGGGGCGCTATGGGCTGGACATCACGCGGGAGTACCACTACGGCGAGGATTTTGCCGCCATCTGCGAGCTGATCCTGACCTATGAGGACGGCACCGAGCAGGTGATCGCCAGCGATACGCGCTGGCAAAGCCTGCGCTCCTGCATCTTGGATTCCAGCATTTTCGACGGTGAGCGGCGGGACGATACCCTTTTGCCCGGGGAGGCCTGCGCCGTGCGCGAAATAGCGCTGGATAAGGGGTTGCTCCAGCCCCGGCGCAACCCGCCGGTGCGCATTATGCAAACGCTCTCCCCAGTGGCCGTTATCCGCACCCCCGCCGGGGAAACCGTGCTGGATATGGGGCAAAACATGGTGGGCTGGCTGGAGTTTACCTGCCGGGCGACCAAGGGCAGCGAATTCTACCTGCAGTTCGGCGAGGTATTGCAGGATGGTAATTTTTACCGGGATAACATGCGCACCGCCCTTTGCGAATACCATTATGTATCCGACGGGAAGCAAAAGGCCGTGCGGCCTAGCTTTACCTTTTACGGCTTCCGCTATGTCAAGCTGACAAAGTGGCCCCAGGATGTGACCCTTTCGGACTTCCGTGGCCTAGTGCTGTATACCGCCCTGCCCGCTACGGGCAGCCTGCTTACCGCAAATGAGAAGGTGAACCGGCTCATCCAAAACACCCTATGGGGCCAGCGCGGCAATTTTGTGGATAACCCTTCCGATTGCCCCCAGCGGGATGAGCGCATGGGCTGGACCGGGGACGCGCAGATCTTTTTTGATACCGCTGCCTACAACATGGACGTCTACCCGTTTTACAGCAAATACTGCTACGACCTGGCCCGGGAGCAGGCGGCGCTGGAGGGCTGCGTGCCCGTGGTCATCCCCAAGCACGACGTGACCCAGAAGGGGGCCTGCGCCTGGGGAGATGCGGCCACCATCATTCCCTGGCGGCTGTATGTGCGCTATGGCGATGTACAGCTTTTGCAAGAGCAGTATCCCAGCATGAAAGCCTGGGTGGATTATATCCGCACCCGAGACCGGGAAACCGGCGATACCCGGCTTTGGCAGGGGGATTTCCATTACGGCGACTGGCTCTCCTTAGACGTGGAGGACCCGGTGGAAGAACGCTTTGGCGGCACGGATCACGTGTATCTGGCCAGCTGTTACTATTACTACTCCGCCACGCTGGTCTCCAAAGCCGCGCAGGTGCTGGGGCTTGCCGCGCAGGCCCAAAGTTACGCCGCCCTGGCCGGGGAGGTGCGCGCCGCTATCCTGAACACGTACTGCACCCCCACCGGTCGCCTGGCCGTCAACACCCAGACCGCCTATGTGCTGGCGCTGTATATGGATATCCTCCCGCCCGAATGGCGCGGGCAGGCCGCCTATGACCTGACGCAAAAGCTCAAGCAGGCCGATTATCACCTGCGTACCGGCTTTATCGGCACCCCCTACCTTTGCAGGGTACTGACCGATATCGGCCGGAACGATATCGCCTACCGCCTGTTGCTGCAGGAGGATTTCCCCAGCTGGCTGTATCAGGTCAACATGGGGGCCACCACCATCTGGGAGCGTTGGAACTCCATCCTGCCCGACGGCAGCATCAGCGATACCGGCATGAACTCGCTCAACCATTATTCCTATGGCTCCATCGTGCAGTGGCTGTATCAATACGCCGCCGGTATCGTCCCCCTGGAGGACGCCCCCGGCATGGGCCGCTTTGCCATTGCCCCCCATCCAGACCCCGCCATTGGCTGGATGCAGGCCCGGTATAAGGCCCCATCGGGGGAGATTGCCGTGGCCTGGGCCTATGACGAGGGCGGCCAGTTCAGCCTGGAGGTGAGCGTGCCCTTTGGCGCGCAGGCGACGCTCACCCTGCCGGAAGGGGCGGACAGCGCGCCAAAGGTGCTGCACGCTGGGCAATACCGCTGGCAGTACCCCGCTCTAAGCGCACAAAAGCTGCCGCTGGACCTGGACACGCCGGTTTTGGAGATCTACCGCCATCCCCGCGCCGTCAAGGTGTTGGAGGCGACCTTCCCGGAGCTGACGGGCATGATGCTCTTTGACATGTTTGCGGGCCAGCGCAGTTTAAACGACCTCATACGCGACCAGTTCATCGCGCCGGACGATCCGCGGCTAAACGGCCTGCCTCAGGCGCTCTCCGCGGTGGCGGATGAGAAGGTGGCCCGGCAAAAGCGCACACGCTAAGATCAAATGGCGGCCAGTTTTATTTCACAGGATAAGGAGAAGTTATGGAGAAAATCATTCAAACGCCCCGACTGACCCTGCGCCCTATACGCGAAACGGATTTTGAAACGACTTACGCCTATACAGGCGACCTTGAGGGGACAAAATATATGGTCTTTTTGCCCCACAAGACCCCGGATGAGGCGCGTAAGTTCCTTCGGGAAGCGGCGCAGGAATGGGCAAAACCCCATCCCGGGTATTTTGAGTTTGCCGTGCTGCTGCAGGGCAAGCACATCGGCGGGGTCGCCCTCACCCCTTGCGAGGAGGAAGGCACCGGCGAGCTGGGCTGGATCCTCCAGCGGGCGCATTGGGGCAAGGGCTACGCCACCGAGGCAGCGCAGGCGCTGGTAGGCTTTGCCCGGGAGATCGGGCTTCAAAAGCTGATCGCCCACTGCGACCACCGCAATACCGGCTCCTACCGGGTGATGGAGCACCTGGGCATGGCGCTGGAAAAGACCGGCGTGCGCCCTTATCAGGAAGCCGGGGCGCCCGTGGCCGAATATCAGTATGCCTTAACGCTCTAGCCGGATAGTGCAAAAGCCCTGTCAGAAAACCGGCGGGGCTTTTTTCATCCCCCGGCGTCCACCGCCATTCAAGAAGGATGGTACGCAATTTGTCCGCGGCGCAAAAACCGCTCGCGGAAGGATTGTGGAATACGCTTGACTTAGAGTGCACTTGAAGTGTTATGATAACGGTCTAACATGATGTAAGGGGAGAGAAACATGATTTATCGCGAATTGGGCCGTACCGGCCTTAAAGTCAGCCAGATCGGGTTAGGATGCGAAGGGTTTGCCGGCAAGGACGAGGCACAGGCCAGGGCGATGTTCGACCTGGCGCTGGCCCACGGGGTCAACTGCATGGATCTTTACAGCCCGGACCCGGAACTGCGCAGCCTGATCGGCCGCCTGCTGCGGGGCAGGCGCGAAGGATTTGTGATGCAGGCCCATCTTTGCACCATCTGGGAGGACGGACAATACCGCGCCACGCGCCAGCTGGACGAGGTGCGCGCCTCATTTGAGGACTTGCTCGCCCGCCTGGAGACCGACCGGGTCGAGATCGGCATGATCCACTATGTCGATTCCATGGCTACCTGGCAAGCGCTTGCGGATGGGGGGATCATGGCCTATGCACAGGCGCAAAAGCGGGCCGGGCGCATCGGGCATATCGGCATTAGCAGCCACAACCCCGCGGTGGCGCTGGAGGCCGTGCGCAGCGGGCTGATCGAGGTGCTGATGTTCAGCATCAATCCCTGTTACGATCTGCTGCCCGCAGATGAGGACTGTGAGCGGCTGTGGGCGGAGGAAAGCTATCAGGGCGAGCTGATCAACATCGACCCGGAGCGCGCCCAGCTTTACGAGACCTGTCAACGTCTAGGCGTGGGCATCACTGTCATGAAGGCCTTTGGCGGCGGCGATCTGTTGGGGGCGGATTCTCCCGCCGGCAGGGCGCTGACCGTCAACCAATGCATCCATTACGCCCTGACCC harbors:
- a CDS encoding alpha-L-rhamnosidase encodes the protein MQIVDLATNHLTNPLGYALGGAPRFSWMVEGAKGRAQKSARIEVALDEAFTTLLYDTGFDPSLSSICTPLPQLALAPRTRYYWRVSVLSDADERATSAPAWFETAKLDEPWQARWISPVQQEKRHPILFRDFKVEKPIRQARAYVCGLGLYTLTLSGVPASEDCLTPGLCAYDKWLPYQSYDVTGLIVPGENRIQIQLGNGWYKGRYGLDITREYHYGEDFAAICELILTYEDGTEQVIASDTRWQSLRSCILDSSIFDGERRDDTLLPGEACAVREIALDKGLLQPRRNPPVRIMQTLSPVAVIRTPAGETVLDMGQNMVGWLEFTCRATKGSEFYLQFGEVLQDGNFYRDNMRTALCEYHYVSDGKQKAVRPSFTFYGFRYVKLTKWPQDVTLSDFRGLVLYTALPATGSLLTANEKVNRLIQNTLWGQRGNFVDNPSDCPQRDERMGWTGDAQIFFDTAAYNMDVYPFYSKYCYDLAREQAALEGCVPVVIPKHDVTQKGACAWGDAATIIPWRLYVRYGDVQLLQEQYPSMKAWVDYIRTRDRETGDTRLWQGDFHYGDWLSLDVEDPVEERFGGTDHVYLASCYYYYSATLVSKAAQVLGLAAQAQSYAALAGEVRAAILNTYCTPTGRLAVNTQTAYVLALYMDILPPEWRGQAAYDLTQKLKQADYHLRTGFIGTPYLCRVLTDIGRNDIAYRLLLQEDFPSWLYQVNMGATTIWERWNSILPDGSISDTGMNSLNHYSYGSIVQWLYQYAAGIVPLEDAPGMGRFAIAPHPDPAIGWMQARYKAPSGEIAVAWAYDEGGQFSLEVSVPFGAQATLTLPEGADSAPKVLHAGQYRWQYPALSAQKLPLDLDTPVLEIYRHPRAVKVLEATFPELTGMMLFDMFAGQRSLNDLIRDQFIAPDDPRLNGLPQALSAVADEKVARQKRTR
- a CDS encoding GNAT family N-acetyltransferase, which translates into the protein MEKIIQTPRLTLRPIRETDFETTYAYTGDLEGTKYMVFLPHKTPDEARKFLREAAQEWAKPHPGYFEFAVLLQGKHIGGVALTPCEEEGTGELGWILQRAHWGKGYATEAAQALVGFAREIGLQKLIAHCDHRNTGSYRVMEHLGMALEKTGVRPYQEAGAPVAEYQYALTL
- a CDS encoding aldo/keto reductase — translated: MIYRELGRTGLKVSQIGLGCEGFAGKDEAQARAMFDLALAHGVNCMDLYSPDPELRSLIGRLLRGRREGFVMQAHLCTIWEDGQYRATRQLDEVRASFEDLLARLETDRVEIGMIHYVDSMATWQALADGGIMAYAQAQKRAGRIGHIGISSHNPAVALEAVRSGLIEVLMFSINPCYDLLPADEDCERLWAEESYQGELINIDPERAQLYETCQRLGVGITVMKAFGGGDLLGADSPAGRALTVNQCIHYALTRPGVSSVMAGVHSTEELTASLAYESAPESARDYAAALASFPKISWQGHCMYCGHCAPCPKGIDVASVTKFFHLARAQGGIPETVREHYAALSHTAGECIRCGACEARCPFGVAIRENMAQAQALFGA